CGGTTTTTGGAGCGGACAACAACAACTCAAAGAATGATTGGCAGTCACCACTGCCGGGCAATGCTTCAACACTGTGCTTGATGGCATTGCTGAGTGTTGTCCCCAAGCTGTCATCAGCGAGTAAATGGTATTTGGCGATAAGTTCGTCACTCGACATAGGGTTGCCGGGGTCGCCCTTGGCCGTTGCGGTCGGGCTCGTAAGGCGCGTGCCGTCTTTCAGGGTAACCGTGACGCGGGACAGAATTTCCTCCGGGAACCTGGCGGACAGGTCTGGCGCCTCATGGAGGGTTATTTTCTCGCTGATACTCAAGATGTCTGGCGCGTGAATGGAATCCCCGGTGACCTCTTCAGGCCCCAGCTTCCCGCGAACGATCAGGGCAGCCAGGGGGAACGCCAGCGCATATTGGGCCTCGTCCGCATTCTTTGGAAAATGCCCCTGCAGGCACACAGACTCGTGGAAAGTTTCCACATCAATGGTCTCGATCAACGCTGCAGTGATGACCGGGTGTGCTCGCATCAAATCAGTCATGGCCGTGAGCGCCGGTTGCGCCCAGCGACAGACCGGCCACGGTTTGAAATATTGTTCGTCGATCTCCCAGCGGGTTCCGATGTCCTGCCAGAAAGTGGAAATTTCCAAAGGTTCAACGGTGGCGGCTGGAGCGCCTGTGACACCTACCTGTGCCATCAATAGTGCGTTCAGTCCGGCATACGCCCCGGCGCCGTGGGCATCACGCAACATCGTCGGGAAGCTCACCAGGCGCATCATCGGGCACCTCGGGCCGAAGTATTCCGCGATACCGAGCGCATGACGGAACGTCGTTTCATCAAGCTTCAGCAAGCGGGCGCCAGCACAAACGACCCCGATCCCGGAAAAAGCACCTGAGGCATGATATTCAGGGGCGGTGGCCATCAATGCCTGGCCCGCCCGTAACGCGGTCTCGTAACCGATGCACAGTGCGCTGAGAAATTCTTCGCCGCTGATGTCCTTGCCTTGACTGCGACAGGCGTCGACCAATGCAACGATGGCCGGGACCACGGTCGCACCCGCATGCCCCTTGGAGGTGAAGTGACCTTCATGTGCATCCAGGCTATCAACGCAGAAACCGCCCGCATACGCGGCACCCAATGGATGTACGGCTCTGCCGTCGAACCAGAGGCGGCTGGACAGCTTGTTGGCGGAGTAATGGGTGTCAGCGTAGGTTTTGAGCATCACGCTGGTTTGATTGTTGCGAGCTCCGGCGGCCACACCAATGATGTCGAGCAGGCAGGTTTTAACCAACTCGCGTGTATGCAGGGGAGCGTCCTTGTAACTGAAGTTCTGGACGAATGAATACAACTGCATTTCATGATTCCTGAATGATGAACACCGAAACAGATGAAAAAGTTGCCCGGGGGAGGGCAACCTTTTATGCAGATTTAAATGAAGGGACTAGTTTTTGGCGGTGGCGGTATTCGCCGCAGCGCGTGCGTCTGCCAGCCAGGTGTCATATTTCGCGCGATGGGCCGCGATCCATTCTTTGGCGTGACGAGTAATGTCGGCTGCACTTTTCTCACCATTGTGCATTTTGAGATTTTGCGCGCTTTCATCGTCGGTAGTGATCTGCATTTCAGACAGGAACTTCACGGCGGCCGGATTTTTCTCGGCGAACTCTTTATTGATGACCGCTCTGACACTGTCTACTGCGAACCCAAGGTTTTTACCATCGAAGGTCGTGTTGGTATCGTTTTTGCCACCTGGAAGATCCGTACGCGGCACGGTCAACCACACAACATCTTTACCTTCGACCAGAACACCGGAGATCCACTGAGGTACCCAGGTGTAATAGAGAATCGGCTTACCTTGTTTATAACGAGCGATGGTGTCCGCCATCAATGCGAAATAGGAGCCCTGGTTATTGGAAACGGTCTTCGTCAAGTCATAGGCTTTCATCTGGTGCGCAATGATGAGCTCACAGCCCCAACCCGGGTTGCAACCCGTGAGGTCGGCTTTACCGTCACCATTGGCATCGAACAGTTTGGCAATTTCCGGTTTCTGCAAATCCGCGAGCGAGGTGATGTGGTGCTCATCGGCCGTTTTTTTGTCAATCATGTAGCCCTGCAACACGCCCGGCATGATAGCGCCGGTTTTCACCATCACCTCATCGCCGCCAGCCTTCTCGTAGAAGGATTTGTGCAGTTCCTCCCACAGATGCACGGAGAAATCCGCGTCACCATTGGCAATCGCAACCATCATGGTTGAGTACTCGGTTTCCTTTGGCGTTTCAACGTCGTAACCCAATTCCTTGAGGCCCGCCATTGCAATTTCTCCGCGAAACCGCTCCTCGGCGATTGACGGAAAGATCGGGGTGATGGAGACCCCTTTTCCGGGCTCCTGCGCCGAGGCGGCCGATGCGAACACAGGTGATACCGCTAACACTAAAAGCGCCACAGAATGAATGAATTTCTGTTTTATTCCGAAGGTTGTGAAGTTCATTATCGTCTACCTTGGCTGGTTAAGAAGTTGGCATTTCTTTTGGTTCACAACGCGCCGCTAAGCGAATTAACTTTCTTTGGGACTCACTTCTATCTTTGTAATGGTGTTCTTTCTCTTCAGACGGTAAACGACACCCGCAGGACCGGTCTGGTACCAGTGCTCGCCTTTGGTTGCCCTGTTACTGCGTTCGCCCATTGCCTGGGTCAGGCGGTCGAGGAAAATCGCCAGCAGTACCAGGCCCAGTCCACCGACGGTTGCCAAGCCCATATCAAGGCGGCCAATCCCGCGAAGAACCATCATCCCCAAGCCACCCACCGAAATCATTGATGCGATCACCACCATGGAAAGTGACAGCATTAATGCCTGATTCAGACCGGCCATGATCGTCGGTGCAGCCAAAGGCAACTGGACCCGCCTCAGCATCTGGCGAGGGGTGCATCCGAAAGCCCGGGCCGCCTCAATCTTGTCTTCCGGTACCTGTCGAATTCCCAGATTGGTAAGCCTGACCAGTGGTGCTACCGAAAAGATGATCGTGACCAGCACCCCCGGTACGTTGCCTATACCAAACAGCATCACCACGGGTACCAGGTAGACAAATGCAGGCAGTGTTTGCATGGCATCGAGTACCGGCCGCAGCAGCATCTCCAGCCGGTCACTCCGGGCACACAGGACACCCAGTGGTATGCCGATAGCTGCACAGAAGAACAGTGAAGTGAGCACCAGGGCGAGGGTGACCATGGCGTCACTCCATACGCCGATCACTCCCAAGAGGGTCAGGGTGACGAAACAGAGGATTCCAATCTTTCTCCCTCCTACCTGCCAGCCCAGGAGCGTCGCAAAAATAATGAATATTGACGGAGGAATAGCCAACAATCCGAACTGAATACCATTAAGTACCTGGTCGATTGGCCATCTTATTGAACGGAATACTTCGCGAAAATTATGAACCAGATAATTCAGGGCAACTTCTACCCATTGGCCCAAAGGAACATTGATGGATTGAAACGGGTCTAGAAAACTGAATTCGTTCATGTCATCACCTGAGTATCCGAGCCTGGCAAGCCAGCAAATAGTGACTATTAATGTCGGCTCATTGTTTGAAGCAGCAGGCTCTTGGAGATCGTGCCTTTGAACACACCCTGGCGATCCAGCACAGCCACTGGATTAACGGCATCAGCCACAATGTGAAAGACGTCCTGCAGGAGTACATCGTCGCGCAGCGTTGGCGTGGATTGATCCATGGCGTACGGATGCTCTGCGCAGATCTTGGCAACATCGCCAGCCTTGAGGATCTTCGAGGCATCAAAGCCTTTGAAGAAAGCTCTGACGTAATCGTTCGCGGGATTGCAAAGCAGCGCTTGCGGGGTACCGATCTGTACAACCTGGCCACCCTCCATGATCGCAATGCGATGGCCGATGCGAATCGCCTCTTCAATGTCATGGGAGATGAAGATGATGGTGCGATGCTGTTCTGCCTGCAGGCGGATCAGTTCACCCTGCATTTCGTGGCGAATCAACGGGTCGAGTGCGGAGAAGGCTTCGTCCATCAGCAGGATGGCGGGGTCGTTGGCCAGCGCTCGGGCCAGGCCTACCCGCTGTTGCATACCGCCGGACAGTTGGTGCGGATAGCTGTAGGCGTGGCCATCGAGCCCCACCTGCTTGAGTGCTTCGAGCGCACGTTTATGCCGCTCACTTTCCTCGACGCCCGAGATTTCCAGGCCGAAAGCAACGTTGTCGATCACACTCATGTGGGGCATCAGGGCAAACGATTGAAACACCATGCTCATGTCTTTGCGACGAACGCTGAGGAGATCGGCATCCGACAGGCCGGTGATTTCCTGGCCGTTGAGATGGATGGTTCCGGAGGTGGGCTCGATCAGTCGATTGAACAACCGGACCATCGTCGACTTCCCGGAACCGGAAAGCCCCATGATGACGAAAATCTCTCCACGTTTTACGGAGAAACTGGCATCAAAAACGCCAACGACTTGACCTGTTTTGCTGAAAATTTCACTTTTATCAGCACCGCGAGCCAGCATCTCCATCGCGAGCTTTGGCTGAGCACCAAAGACTTTGTAAATGTTTTTTACCGAGAGTATCTCGTCACCAAGACTCATAACCCCTCCTGCTGCAAATACGACGTAAGATCAAGAATTTGGATATACGTATCTTGATCAGTGAAAACGGTGCTTATGGGGGCAGTCAAGCTGGGAGAAAGGTTGCGAGTTAGTCATTGTGACCATCCTCTTAATTATGTGATGTTTATTATTCTTGTTTTATCGGTGCTGAATTAATCAGTGCCTTGAGACCCAAGTTATTACCTTATAGAGTCAGCGTCTAACAACATTTCTTCCAGCCAATCAATAACGTCATGTTATCAATCATTTAAATATGTCAATTTGCGACTGCGATGATGCTAGTTGCGAAGGCGACTGCCGCGGGCGCTGTCTTAGCCCCTCTGTTTCGGCTACGCTCCAGCGTAGGCTCTAGATGGAACCTTCTCGCCGAACTCATCGCTCACGGCCCTCCAAACGGCCCCGAACCGGATATTCAATACTCTAGGTTATGGTTAAGCACATCGATCCAGACATGACGCTGCTGAAAATGCCGTCTCTGAAAGCAGTGAAGTCATTCGTAGCCGCCGCCAAATATCAGAGCTTTACGCGTGCGGCTGAAGCGCTGTGCGTTACTCAAGCGGCCATCAGCCGTCAGATTCGGGAGCTTGAGGCGTACCTTGGGGTGGATCTCTTCAAGAGGGTGGGGCGAGCAGTCGAGTTGACGGAAGCCGGGTCCATCTTTTTTGATGCGGCACAGCTATCTTTCGTCAATATTTCCCAGGCGGCGGAGCGCATTCGTACCAACAATGCGGGCAAGCGTACGTTGACGCTTTGCTGTTCTCCCGCGTTTTCGGCCCTCTGGCTCGCAGCGAAGTTGCCGGGTTTTTTTACCAGGAACGCAGACATCGACCTCAATCTGGTCACCACTCAAAACTTTTTGTCGATGGAGCCGGGTGTAACTCCGGACATCTTCATCACCAAAATGGCCAGAATTCAGGATGGCTACCGCAGTTATCCGTTGTTTCACGACGTCATCTACCCGGTGTGCACACCTCGTTACAAAGAGGAGCACCCTGAGCTGTCCAGCCTGGAAGGATTACGCGACGGGGTTCTGCTCAACCTCAGCCCCTATGGCAGATCCCAGGTAGCGGAGCACGTTGACTGGGGCGTCTGGCTGGCTTATCACGATGTTGATATCGAGAAACGCCCCCACGACAGCCCTCATGTTTTCAACGCCAACGACTACAACCTGGTCATCAGCATGGTGTTGACCCATCAGGGCGTAGCCCTCGGATGGAATCACCTGGTGGCAACCCTGATCGAAAACGGCACGCTGATTCGGCCGATCGAAGAGGAAGTGGTTCTTCATGAAAGTCAGCACTACCTGACATTTCGTGAAGACCGGATCAATGACGATGCCTGTTGCCGGCTACGCGACTGGATTCTCGCTCAGTTTTCCTGAGCTGTCTGGAAGAAAGGAACACGGCCAGCGGCTGAGCAGTCACTGGGGTGGCGGAGAGGAGAGGGGATTGAAGGTGTGAATCAAGATACCGGTGGTGATCATTCGTGGTTCTCACCACCGGCAGTGCTGCACTTAGCCGACAGATCTTAACGGGATCGTGTCATTGAGCTGCTCAAGCATCGTTTTGCAGTACCAGTCATCAAACTGGCACACACCAATTTCGCTGGCCACCGACAACGGACCTGGCTCGAAAGCTGGAGAGCTGACACCCACCTGTGCACCTTCAACCAAGGTGCGGTCCTGGTCATTGGTGGCAAGCCAAACCTTGGTCAGGCGATCGATGTCGTAGTCGACACCTTCCTGCGCGTCCTTCTTGACGAGCCATTTTGTAGTGACCAACGTCTCGCCCGGACCGATGGGCAGAACGCGGAAGCTCAGCGCGTGATCGCCCAGAAAGTGGTTCCAGGTTGATGGGTAGTTGAAATAAAGCAGCGCACCGATGTTGGCCTCACCGGTGGTGTCCAACCGGCCAGCGACCGCAGGCTTGCCATCCATTGTGTAGCTGACGGCCCCGGAAAACAGGGGAATGCGCGTCATTCGGAAACGACCTTCATCATCCATGACCAATCGGCTAGGCAGACCGGCCGCCTCGCAGCGATCCCAGTGCTCCTTGAGTTCGAGATCTTCATCGCCGCCGGCGCCGCCCACGGATGGATTGTCCACGAATGAATGCATTAATTCCGGGTGAGTAAAATCGCAGTGGTAGCACTCACGGTTGTTCTCGAACACCAGTTTCCAGTTGCCTTTCTCGATGATGTTCGACTCAAACGCGACTTTGCAGTCGTCCAGGTTATGAGGCGCAACGAAAGGGGTGACGGATTTTCTGAACGACGAAAAGTCTGGGGCGACATCTGCTACGCACACGTAGATGTACGTTTCGACGACCTCACAATGCACGGACTTCAACCCATGCTGAGACTTGTCGAAATCTTCCCCCATGTTCCCGGCGAACAGCAGGCGGCCATCCAGTTCGAATGTCCATTTGTGGTAAGGGCACACCAGCTTGGCGACCTTGCCGCTTGCTTCCGGGCACACCTTGGAACCGCGATGGCGACAGGCGTTGTGGAAGGCACGGATCTGCTTGTCTGCGCCGCGCACGATAGCGACCGGGTAATCGCCGATTTGCAGCGACATGTATTGACCCGATTTCTCCAGCTCAAATGTGTGCCCGGCGAAGATCCAGCTTTTGTGCCAGATCTGTTGCAGATCCTGCCTGTAAACGTCGGGATCGCTATAAAGGGCACCTGGCAGCGCGTGGTCAGGCTTGCGCTGCGCGATTAGATTTGAAACTGCCGATTTAGTGCTCACGGTCAACACACTCCAAAATACCAAGGGGGCGACACATTCAGCCTGCTCAGCGAGGTGAGGCCAAACGGTCCTGAGTTCGCAGTACCGTCTGTGGATGCAAGCCCATCAAACCGTGCTGCTGCTAGCCGCGATCCGGAACGTTTTGCCACGTCCAGGAAGCGTTTTACGAAAAATGTGCCTTCTTGGATGGTGGTGCCATCCGTGCACTCATCTCGATCGAATCCTTATTACGGCAGACAATTCCGTAATGCCGATGTTTGCGTCAATAGCAACATTTCTACAGCACCTTATTCAAGCCTGAGCAAACAGACTCTAACTAATGGAGCGAATGCTC
This DNA window, taken from Pseudomonas fluorescens NCIMB 11764, encodes the following:
- the proX gene encoding glycine betaine/L-proline ABC transporter substrate-binding protein ProX, whose translation is MNFTTFGIKQKFIHSVALLVLAVSPVFASAASAQEPGKGVSITPIFPSIAEERFRGEIAMAGLKELGYDVETPKETEYSTMMVAIANGDADFSVHLWEELHKSFYEKAGGDEVMVKTGAIMPGVLQGYMIDKKTADEHHITSLADLQKPEIAKLFDANGDGKADLTGCNPGWGCELIIAHQMKAYDLTKTVSNNQGSYFALMADTIARYKQGKPILYYTWVPQWISGVLVEGKDVVWLTVPRTDLPGGKNDTNTTFDGKNLGFAVDSVRAVINKEFAEKNPAAVKFLSEMQITTDDESAQNLKMHNGEKSAADITRHAKEWIAAHRAKYDTWLADARAAANTATAKN
- a CDS encoding LysR family transcriptional regulator; the protein is MVKHIDPDMTLLKMPSLKAVKSFVAAAKYQSFTRAAEALCVTQAAISRQIRELEAYLGVDLFKRVGRAVELTEAGSIFFDAAQLSFVNISQAAERIRTNNAGKRTLTLCCSPAFSALWLAAKLPGFFTRNADIDLNLVTTQNFLSMEPGVTPDIFITKMARIQDGYRSYPLFHDVIYPVCTPRYKEEHPELSSLEGLRDGVLLNLSPYGRSQVAEHVDWGVWLAYHDVDIEKRPHDSPHVFNANDYNLVISMVLTHQGVALGWNHLVATLIENGTLIRPIEEEVVLHESQHYLTFREDRINDDACCRLRDWILAQFS
- a CDS encoding quaternary amine ABC transporter ATP-binding protein, coding for MSLGDEILSVKNIYKVFGAQPKLAMEMLARGADKSEIFSKTGQVVGVFDASFSVKRGEIFVIMGLSGSGKSTMVRLFNRLIEPTSGTIHLNGQEITGLSDADLLSVRRKDMSMVFQSFALMPHMSVIDNVAFGLEISGVEESERHKRALEALKQVGLDGHAYSYPHQLSGGMQQRVGLARALANDPAILLMDEAFSALDPLIRHEMQGELIRLQAEQHRTIIFISHDIEEAIRIGHRIAIMEGGQVVQIGTPQALLCNPANDYVRAFFKGFDASKILKAGDVAKICAEHPYAMDQSTPTLRDDVLLQDVFHIVADAVNPVAVLDRQGVFKGTISKSLLLQTMSRH
- a CDS encoding aromatic ring-hydroxylating oxygenase subunit alpha; the encoded protein is MSTKSAVSNLIAQRKPDHALPGALYSDPDVYRQDLQQIWHKSWIFAGHTFELEKSGQYMSLQIGDYPVAIVRGADKQIRAFHNACRHRGSKVCPEASGKVAKLVCPYHKWTFELDGRLLFAGNMGEDFDKSQHGLKSVHCEVVETYIYVCVADVAPDFSSFRKSVTPFVAPHNLDDCKVAFESNIIEKGNWKLVFENNRECYHCDFTHPELMHSFVDNPSVGGAGGDEDLELKEHWDRCEAAGLPSRLVMDDEGRFRMTRIPLFSGAVSYTMDGKPAVAGRLDTTGEANIGALLYFNYPSTWNHFLGDHALSFRVLPIGPGETLVTTKWLVKKDAQEGVDYDIDRLTKVWLATNDQDRTLVEGAQVGVSSPAFEPGPLSVASEIGVCQFDDWYCKTMLEQLNDTIPLRSVG
- a CDS encoding MmgE/PrpD family protein, with translation MQLYSFVQNFSYKDAPLHTRELVKTCLLDIIGVAAGARNNQTSVMLKTYADTHYSANKLSSRLWFDGRAVHPLGAAYAGGFCVDSLDAHEGHFTSKGHAGATVVPAIVALVDACRSQGKDISGEEFLSALCIGYETALRAGQALMATAPEYHASGAFSGIGVVCAGARLLKLDETTFRHALGIAEYFGPRCPMMRLVSFPTMLRDAHGAGAYAGLNALLMAQVGVTGAPAATVEPLEISTFWQDIGTRWEIDEQYFKPWPVCRWAQPALTAMTDLMRAHPVITAALIETIDVETFHESVCLQGHFPKNADEAQYALAFPLAALIVRGKLGPEEVTGDSIHAPDILSISEKITLHEAPDLSARFPEEILSRVTVTLKDGTRLTSPTATAKGDPGNPMSSDELIAKYHLLADDSLGTTLSNAIKHSVEALPGSGDCQSFFELLLSAPKTAA
- the proW gene encoding glycine betaine/L-proline ABC transporter permease ProW, with protein sequence MCWLARLGYSGDDMNEFSFLDPFQSINVPLGQWVEVALNYLVHNFREVFRSIRWPIDQVLNGIQFGLLAIPPSIFIIFATLLGWQVGGRKIGILCFVTLTLLGVIGVWSDAMVTLALVLTSLFFCAAIGIPLGVLCARSDRLEMLLRPVLDAMQTLPAFVYLVPVVMLFGIGNVPGVLVTIIFSVAPLVRLTNLGIRQVPEDKIEAARAFGCTPRQMLRRVQLPLAAPTIMAGLNQALMLSLSMVVIASMISVGGLGMMVLRGIGRLDMGLATVGGLGLVLLAIFLDRLTQAMGERSNRATKGEHWYQTGPAGVVYRLKRKNTITKIEVSPKES